Within Saccharomonospora cyanea NA-134, the genomic segment GTTCTCGACGAGGTTCGGCTCGTTGATCGTCTTCCACAGGTGCCGGGCTTCGGCCCTGGCCTCGTCGTCGGGAAGACCGGCGAAGTGGTGGAAGTGCGACGCGGGGTCGGCGAACGCGGTGTGCCTCAGCTTGAGGAACCGCTCGACGTACCACTGTTCGATGTCGGCGGTGTGGGCGTCCACGTAGATGGAGAAGTCGAACAGGTCCGACACCGTGAGCCTGGGGCCCGGTTGCAGGACGTTGAGCCCTTCGAGGATCAGTATGTCGGGCCTGCGCACCACCTGCTCCTCGCCGGGGAGGATGTCGTAGGCCAGGTGGGAGTAGACCGGCGCCCTGACCTCCTCGGCACCCGACTTCACCTCGGTGACGAACCGCAGCAACGCGCGACGGTCGTAGCTCTCGGGGAAGCCCTTGCGGTGCATCAGGCCCCGGCGCACGAGTTCGGCGCGCGGGTGGAGGAAGCCGTCCGTGGTCACCAGGTCGACCCTCGGATGGTCCGGCCAACGGGCCAGCAGCGTTCGCAGAATACGGGCGGTGGTGGACTTGCCGACCGCCACGCTGCCCGCGATGCCGATGATGAACGGGACCTTGGTGCCGTGCGCGTCCTCGCCGAGGAAGGTGGTGGTGGCCTCGTACAGGCGCTGACGGGCCGCCACCTGGAGGTTTATCAGGCGGGACAGCGGAAGGTACACCTCGGCGACCTCGGTGAGGTCGATCTGCTCGCCGAGGCCCCGCAACCGGTCCAGTTCCTCGGCGGTCAACGGCAATGGGGTCGAGCGACGCAACTCGCGCCACTGATCGCGCTGTAGTTCGACGTAGGGACTGCGCTCACGGACCCGTGGTGGCATTCGGTCACTCCTCGCCCGTCGATGGGCCTGGCGCGTACATCAGCTCTCCGAAAGCCCCGGACACATCGACTGTCCGGCTCACGGCGACGCAGCCCGGCCACCGCTCCCTGATCGAACGCCAATGTGTCAGGAGCTCTCAACGCGCATTCAACGTTAGGTCTTCCGTGGCCGTGGCGGGCTGTGACGTTCTACACCCGTCACAGTCACCCCGGCCCCTGCGATCCGTTACTTTGTTCTGCCACCCGGTTCTTCCAACAAGGGGTTTCACTGTGAGCACACCCGAACCACACGCGTCCGACCCGATGAAGTTCGCCCAGGATCTGACCGACTGGGCGAAGAACCTGGAGCGCAAGGCGGCGCAGTACAACGAGTTGAAGGGGCGCCTCGACGCGGTGTCGGTGTCCGCGCAGTCACCGGACGGAGTGGCGAGGGTCACCGTCGACGCCAACGGTGTTCCCACCGAGCTGACGATCACCGAACGGGGCCGGGGCGTGGACCCCGCGCAGCTCTCGCACACCCTGACGCAGACGCTGCGGCAGGCGCAGGCCAGGCTGCGTGAGCAGGTGACCCAGCTCACGATGGCGACGGTCGGGGACGACGCCGCGGGGCAGGACATCGTCGACAACTACCGCGAGCGGTTCACCGAGCCGGTCCGTGAGGAACCGCCCGCCGCCGGGCCTCGCACCATGCACCTCGGCGCGCAGCCCGACGAACCGCCCGCGCCGCCGCGCACGGAACCACGTCCGTCCCGGCCGCGTCCCAACTCCGACGACGACGGCGATGATGGCGACGACTACTTCGGCGGCTCGGTCCTGCGGCGCTGAGCCGCGACGGGGATCGCTTCGACGACGAGGAGGACGAACGTGGGTGCGCCTGGATACCAGGTCGACGTGGGGCGGCTGCGTGAGCACGCGGGAAGCATCGGGACGATCAGGTCGGAGGTGGCCGAGGCGGGCCAGGCCGGGCACTACGTGTCCGGGCTCGACGACGCCTACGGTGCCATCCCGCGGATGATGTTCCTGCCGAACGCCCTGCAGGACGCGCAGGAACGGGTGGCGAGCCTCATCGACTCCGTCAGCACGCAGCTCGAAGGTCTCGCGGACAAGCTGAAGACCGCCGCCGAGAAGTACGAGGCGGGCGAGAAGGAAGGCCAGGAGCGGCTCCAGCCGCCGAAGGACGACATCGACCGTACCGACATCATCGCGGTCTGAGAGGCGGCGGAAGTATGGGAATCCTGGACGAGCAGCCCAGCCAGGAGCTGGCCGACAGCGGGTTGATCGCCGACGGGGTCACCGCCCGCGACACGTACGACTCGCTGCAGAGCCCCACCAAGGCCGCGGCCGGTGGCGCGTTGATGCTGGGGCTGGCGAACCCGGCGTTGCTGCCCGTGGGCATCGCTGCCGGAGCCATGGGCGGCCAGTTCGACAACATGGGCTCCGCCTACGAACTCACCGCCGGAACCTCCATCGGCACGGCGTGGGACGCCTACAACCAGATCAGCAGTGGCGACTACGCGGCGGGCATCCCCAACGCGCTCATCGTGGGCGCCGACGTGGTCGGCGCCATCGGCGACCCGATCGCGGCGGTGGCCGGGCAGCTGGTCGGCTGGATGATGGAGCACCTCGAACCACTGAGGATGGTGCTCCACGGCCTCACCGGCGAGCCGGCGATCGTGCAGGGTTACGCGGACACGTGGGACAACATCGCCAAGCGGCTGGAAGGCCAGTACGCGGCCATCGGCGAGGCCGTCAACGGCCAGGAGCACTGGAAGGGCGACGGCGCCGACGCCTACCGCAAGGCCGCGGCCAACACCCAGGGCGCGCTGTCCGGCGCGTACGCGGGCGCGATGGCCGTCAAGGACGCGGCGCTGAAGATGAAGGACGTCGTCGCGTCGGTGCGCAACATGGTGCGCGACATTCTCGCCGACCTCGCGGGCAGCCTCGTCAGCGCGGCCGTGAAGTGCCTGATCCCGCCGCTGGCGGTGACGGCGATCCCCGCCGCCATCTCCACGATCGCCAAGGCGGCGATGGACATCGCGGGCAAGGTCTCCCGTCTCGCGCTCGTCGTCACCCGCCTCATCGCCGTGCTCATCGACCTCGGTGAGGCGCTGAACCAGATCGAGCAGTCGAACGGGCAGAACTCCGGCTCGGTCCAGCCCAAGGGCGAGAAGATCGGGTCCTGAACTCCGGTTGAGGAGGCCCTCCCGGTGGGGCCTCCTCAGCGGTTGCCGAACACCTCGTCCCAGGCCGCGGCGACCTGGCGGGCGCACGTCCGCGGCGACACGCCGCCGATCCCGGTGCCCAGCCCCGGCATCGCGATGGTCTCGACGACGTCGCGGAAACGCGTGCCGTGCTCGAACTGACCGTCGCGCCACAGCAGGAACACCGCACGCGCGGCGAGGTACGGGTGAACCGTGTCGTCGGGGAGCCGTTCGCCGGGACTCCGCATGGTGGGGGCGCTGATCAGCCATTCGGGCAATGCCTCACCGGTGGGCACGACGACGGCCTCACCGATCGGCAGTTCACCGCCGTGGTAGGCGAGGATCGTGCTGCGCACCTGCTGCTCGATGCCGGGAAACGCCTGCGCGTACACCGCGTCGACCCCGCCCCGCATCCATCCGTGGCTGTTGGCGGGGCTCACCACGGCCTGCGCCGGGACGTCCAACACCGAACCGCGGTGCACCCGCAAGGGGCCGTTCACGGCCTCGGCGACGCTGTGCCAGGCCGTCGCGAGGGAGTCGTCGAGTGCGCACAACACCAACTCCGGGAGCGCGGGAGAGGTCGTTGCGCCTGTGCCGTTCCACGTGTGCGTGCCTGATTCGGCGGTCACGCTAACAGCATGGCAAAAATCCAGGCCCCAGGTAACCGGGTATCCGACCACCTGGACACGCGACACGGGTGAGGATCGTCTCATCTCGTGCGCGGCGTAGCCTCTGACGCATGTCGCGCATCGCCTACTTCGGCCCTGCCGGGACGTTCACCGAGCAGGCCGCCCGCCGCCTCGCCGCAGGGCGGGAACTCGTACCGATGGAGACGATTCCCGCCGCGTTGACGGCCGTGCGAAAGGGCGAGGCCGAGATGGCGTGCGTGCCGGTGGAGAACTCCGTGGAGGGTCCGGTCACCGCGACGCTCGACGGGCTCGCCGAGGACTCCCCTCTGGTGGCGGTGGCGGAGGCGTTGCTGCCGGTGCACTTCACGGTGCTGACCCGGCCGGACGTGGACACGATCCGCACGGTCGCCAGCCATCCCCACGCTCTCGCCCAGGTCAGGAACTGGCTCGAACGCAACCTTCCGGAGGCGACCGCGGTCGCCGCGTCGTCCACGGCCGCGGCCGCTGTCGCCGTGTGCGACGGCGAGTACGACGCGGCTGTCACCGCACCCGTCGCCGCGCAGACCTACCCCTTGCGCGTACTCGCCGAAGGCGTCGCCGACGTGCCCGACGCGCGCACTCGTTTCCTGCTGCTCTCCCCACCGGGGCCGCAGCCCGAGCCGACGGGCGCCGACCGCACCTCGATCGTCGCATCCACGGCCAACCGCACCGGCGCGCTCGCCGAACTGCTCACCGAACTCGCCTCACGCGGGATCAACCTGACCCGCCTCGACGCGCGCCCGATCAAGGGCAACTTCGGGTTCTACCGGTTCTTCCTCGACTTCGAGGGCCACGTCGCCGAGGCCCG encodes:
- a CDS encoding YbaB/EbfC family nucleoid-associated protein; the protein is MSTPEPHASDPMKFAQDLTDWAKNLERKAAQYNELKGRLDAVSVSAQSPDGVARVTVDANGVPTELTITERGRGVDPAQLSHTLTQTLRQAQARLREQVTQLTMATVGDDAAGQDIVDNYRERFTEPVREEPPAAGPRTMHLGAQPDEPPAPPRTEPRPSRPRPNSDDDGDDGDDYFGGSVLRR
- the pheA gene encoding prephenate dehydratase, whose translation is MSRIAYFGPAGTFTEQAARRLAAGRELVPMETIPAALTAVRKGEAEMACVPVENSVEGPVTATLDGLAEDSPLVAVAEALLPVHFTVLTRPDVDTIRTVASHPHALAQVRNWLERNLPEATAVAASSTAAAAVAVCDGEYDAAVTAPVAAQTYPLRVLAEGVADVPDARTRFLLLSPPGPQPEPTGADRTSIVASTANRTGALAELLTELASRGINLTRLDARPIKGNFGFYRFFLDFEGHVAEARVGDALAALKRRCDVRFLGSHPRADGVRATVGATATDSDFADATRWVQAVRNGEQA
- the coaA gene encoding type I pantothenate kinase, with translation MPPRVRERSPYVELQRDQWRELRRSTPLPLTAEELDRLRGLGEQIDLTEVAEVYLPLSRLINLQVAARQRLYEATTTFLGEDAHGTKVPFIIGIAGSVAVGKSTTARILRTLLARWPDHPRVDLVTTDGFLHPRAELVRRGLMHRKGFPESYDRRALLRFVTEVKSGAEEVRAPVYSHLAYDILPGEEQVVRRPDILILEGLNVLQPGPRLTVSDLFDFSIYVDAHTADIEQWYVERFLKLRHTAFADPASHFHHFAGLPDDEARAEARHLWKTINEPNLVENIRPTRPRATLVLRKDCDHSINRVRLRKL
- a CDS encoding type VII secretion target; translation: MGAPGYQVDVGRLREHAGSIGTIRSEVAEAGQAGHYVSGLDDAYGAIPRMMFLPNALQDAQERVASLIDSVSTQLEGLADKLKTAAEKYEAGEKEGQERLQPPKDDIDRTDIIAV
- a CDS encoding macro domain-containing protein; the protein is MTAESGTHTWNGTGATTSPALPELVLCALDDSLATAWHSVAEAVNGPLRVHRGSVLDVPAQAVVSPANSHGWMRGGVDAVYAQAFPGIEQQVRSTILAYHGGELPIGEAVVVPTGEALPEWLISAPTMRSPGERLPDDTVHPYLAARAVFLLWRDGQFEHGTRFRDVVETIAMPGLGTGIGGVSPRTCARQVAAAWDEVFGNR